Proteins encoded together in one Carya illinoinensis cultivar Pawnee chromosome 3, C.illinoinensisPawnee_v1, whole genome shotgun sequence window:
- the LOC122303833 gene encoding ATP synthase subunit b', chloroplastic: MSNMLMASSKPFVIASTSLSSSTTKPKLSIPQLPLPNLTIKPSKFFTLSSSTLKSLSLVAATSLALAPPSLAAEIEKAALFDFNLTLPIIVAEFLLLQFALDKLYFSPMGKFMDDRDAAIREKLNSVKDTSGEVKQLEEQAAAVMRAARAEISAALNKMKKETQAEVEQKLAEGRKKVEAELQEALVSLEQQKEETLKALDSQIAALSEEIVKKVLPTA; this comes from the coding sequence atGTCCAACATGCTCATGGCCTCCTCCAAACCCTTCGTCATAGCCTctacctctctctcctcttccaCCACCAAACCCAAACTCTCCATTCCCCAACTCCCACTTCCCAACCTCACAATCAAGCCCTCCAAATTCTTCACCCTCTCCTCCTCCACTCTCAAATCCCTCTCCCTCGTGGCCGCCACCTCCCTTGCCCTCGCCCCTCCCTCCCTTGCCGCCGAGATTGAAAAGGCCGCTCTCTTCGACTTCAACCTCACCCTCCCCATCATCGTGGCCGAGTTCCTGCTCCTACAGTTCGCCCTCGACAAGCTCTACTTCTCTCCTATGGGGAAATTCATGGATGACAGAGACGCAGCTATTAGGGAGAAGCTGAACAGCGTGAAGGACACCTCGGGAGAAGTGAAGCAGCTGGAGGAGCAAGCCGCGGCCGTCATGAGGGCCGCTAGGGCCGAGATATCGGCAGCCCTCAACAAGATGAAGAAGGAGACGCAGGCAGAGGTGGAGCAGAAGCTGGCCGAGGGCAGGAAGAAAGTGGAGGCGGAATTGCAAGAGGCTTTGGTCAGTTTGGAGCAGCAGAAGGAAGAGACCCTGAAGGCCCTTGATTCCCAGATTGCTGCTCTCAGTGAGGAGATCGTAAAGAAGGTCCTTCCCACTGCCTAA